In Deinococcus psychrotolerans, a genomic segment contains:
- the ispG gene encoding flavodoxin-dependent (E)-4-hydroxy-3-methylbut-2-enyl-diphosphate synthase yields the protein MTLSSPKRRRTVTANVGGVLIGSEHPVAVQSMTNTDTANAEATAIQVAQLARAGSELVRVTVNTREAAAAVPEVISRLSEVGLSVPIVGDFHYNGHILLREFPETARLLSKYRINPGNVGAGQHHDANFATMIEVAKEFDKPVRIGVNWGSLDQQVLARLMDANASKGSPKSGTDVMIDAMVVSALESAHYAEELGLAHDKILISVKVSSAPELWQVYRQLAAECDYPLHLGLTEAGMGMKGIVASSVALAPLLTEGIGDTIRVSLTPEPGASRKLEVEVAQQILQSLGIRQFLPQVTSCPGCGRTTSIFFQELAQKIQDYIRDTMPTWKTKYAGVEEMQVAVMGCIVNGPGESKHANIGISLPGTGEDPRAPVYQDGKLLTTLRGPRIAEEFQELMEAYVEQRYGVSEKAGV from the coding sequence ATGACGCTTTCTTCTCCCAAACGCCGCCGTACCGTCACCGCCAACGTGGGCGGCGTGCTGATCGGCTCTGAGCATCCGGTGGCGGTGCAGAGCATGACCAACACCGACACCGCCAACGCCGAGGCCACCGCCATTCAAGTCGCCCAACTCGCCCGCGCCGGGTCTGAGTTGGTGCGCGTGACGGTCAACACCCGCGAGGCCGCCGCCGCCGTGCCGGAAGTGATCTCGCGCCTCTCGGAAGTGGGCCTGAGCGTGCCGATTGTCGGCGACTTTCATTACAACGGCCATATTCTGCTGCGCGAGTTTCCTGAAACGGCGCGGCTGCTGTCCAAGTACCGCATCAACCCCGGCAACGTCGGCGCGGGCCAGCACCACGACGCCAATTTTGCCACCATGATCGAAGTCGCCAAGGAATTTGATAAGCCGGTTCGTATCGGCGTCAACTGGGGCAGCCTTGATCAGCAGGTGTTGGCCCGCTTGATGGACGCCAATGCCAGCAAAGGCAGTCCCAAATCCGGCACCGACGTGATGATCGACGCGATGGTGGTGTCGGCTTTGGAGAGCGCCCACTACGCCGAGGAACTGGGGTTGGCCCACGACAAGATCCTGATTTCGGTCAAGGTGTCCAGCGCTCCTGAGCTGTGGCAAGTTTACCGGCAGCTCGCCGCCGAGTGCGATTACCCGCTGCATCTGGGCCTGACCGAAGCGGGCATGGGCATGAAGGGCATCGTGGCGTCCAGTGTGGCCCTTGCGCCGCTGCTGACGGAAGGCATCGGCGACACCATCCGGGTCAGCCTGACGCCCGAACCTGGAGCCAGCCGCAAGCTGGAAGTCGAAGTGGCCCAGCAGATTTTGCAGAGTTTGGGGATTCGGCAGTTTTTGCCGCAGGTGACGAGTTGCCCCGGCTGCGGGCGCACCACGTCTATTTTCTTTCAGGAACTGGCCCAGAAGATTCAGGACTACATCCGCGACACCATGCCAACTTGGAAGACCAAATATGCCGGCGTCGAAGAGATGCAGGTGGCGGTGATGGGCTGCATCGTCAACGGCCCCGGCGAAAGCAAGCACGCCAATATCGGCATCTCGCTGCCCGGCACCGGCGAAGATCCCCGCGCTCCGGTGTATCAGGACGGCAAACTGCTGACCACTCTGCGGGGCCCCCGTATCGCTGAGGAGTTTCAGGAACTGATGGAAGCGTATGTCGAGCAGCGGTACGGAGTGAGCGAAAAAGCGGGCGTATAA
- a CDS encoding glycine--tRNA ligase, translating into MPATSMEELVSLCKRRGFIFQGSEIYGGLQGFYDYGPLGVELKNNIKAAWWRSNVYERDDMEGLDSSIIMHRLVLRHSGHEATFSDPMVDNKKNNKRYRLDHLVKDQKAEVQAKVAAHMGVDPENFPALVAALNAEPAKASEALRTSGVRDAFSGEVGDWTEPKPFNMMFKTTIGPVADEESYGYLRPETAQGIFTNFKNVVDSTSRRLPFGIAQIGKAFRNEITPRNFIFRVRELEQMEIEFFCTPGTDEDWHAHWLEKRLSWWEAQGVPRSKIEILDVPKEDLAHYSKRTYDLMYDYPTLGHEEIEGIANRSDYDLGSHTKSQAELNLVASVSENNDSIAKLTIPHPETNKPVVPFVIEPSAGVDRALLAVLSEAFTKETLENGNERIVLKFKPHLAPIKVAVIPLARNKPELVELARQIKNDLQKLGLGRILLEDSGNIGKAYRRHDEVGTPYCITVDFDTLGQSNEDSDISLKDTVTVRDRDTLQQERLKISELAGWIQAKLK; encoded by the coding sequence ATGCCCGCAACCTCAATGGAAGAACTGGTCAGCTTGTGCAAACGCCGGGGCTTTATTTTTCAAGGCTCGGAAATCTATGGCGGCCTGCAAGGCTTTTACGATTACGGCCCGCTCGGCGTGGAACTCAAGAACAACATCAAAGCGGCGTGGTGGAGAAGCAACGTCTACGAACGCGATGACATGGAGGGCCTGGATTCCAGCATCATCATGCACCGCTTGGTGCTGCGCCACTCCGGCCACGAAGCCACTTTTAGCGACCCGATGGTCGACAACAAAAAGAACAACAAGCGCTACCGCCTCGACCACCTCGTCAAAGACCAGAAAGCCGAAGTGCAGGCAAAGGTCGCCGCGCACATGGGCGTAGACCCCGAGAACTTCCCCGCATTGGTCGCCGCACTGAACGCCGAACCCGCCAAGGCCAGCGAAGCCCTGCGCACATCAGGCGTGCGCGACGCTTTTTCTGGCGAGGTGGGCGACTGGACGGAACCCAAGCCCTTTAACATGATGTTCAAAACCACCATCGGGCCGGTGGCCGACGAGGAAAGCTACGGCTACCTGCGCCCCGAAACCGCACAGGGCATTTTTACCAACTTCAAAAACGTGGTGGACTCCACCTCGCGCCGCTTGCCGTTCGGCATTGCCCAGATCGGTAAGGCCTTCAGAAACGAAATCACGCCGCGCAACTTTATCTTTCGGGTGCGCGAACTCGAACAAATGGAGATTGAATTCTTTTGTACCCCCGGCACCGATGAAGACTGGCACGCCCATTGGCTCGAAAAACGCCTGAGTTGGTGGGAAGCGCAGGGTGTTCCGCGCAGCAAAATTGAGATTCTGGACGTGCCTAAAGAAGACCTGGCCCACTACTCCAAGCGCACTTATGACTTGATGTACGATTACCCGACGTTGGGCCACGAAGAGATTGAAGGCATTGCCAATCGCTCCGATTACGATTTAGGCAGCCACACCAAATCACAGGCCGAACTGAATTTGGTGGCCAGCGTCTCTGAGAACAACGATTCTATTGCCAAATTGACCATTCCACACCCAGAAACCAACAAACCCGTTGTGCCGTTTGTGATTGAGCCGTCGGCAGGTGTTGACCGTGCGCTCTTGGCAGTTCTGAGCGAGGCGTTCACCAAAGAAACGCTTGAGAACGGCAATGAACGCATCGTGCTGAAGTTCAAGCCGCACCTCGCACCGATTAAAGTGGCCGTCATTCCATTGGCCCGCAACAAACCCGAATTGGTCGAACTGGCCCGCCAAATTAAAAACGATCTCCAGAAATTGGGCCTGGGCCGGATTCTTCTTGAAGACAGCGGCAACATCGGCAAGGCTTACCGCCGCCACGATGAAGTCGGCACGCCGTACTGCATCACCGTGGACTTCGATACTCTGGGCCAAAGCAATGAGGATTCAGATATCAGTTTGAAAGACACCGTAACCGTGCGTGACCGCGACACCTTGCAGCAAGAACGGCTCAAGATCAGTGAGCTGGCAGGATGGATTCAGGCTAAGCTGAAATAA
- the nusA gene encoding transcription termination factor NusA — protein sequence MTQPEVNFAEALRDVAAARNINELQLIEAFEESLAQAYKRNVEPDKRIEVHLDPDTGDLEVLVVREVVEKVDDENLQISLADALELDPDVELGMEMEFPVSSDQFSRIALQAAKQTLTQKMRETERNVVYNEYKDKEGQVINATVVRMDNKQNYFVELGSGEAIMPPREQIPGERLLNGNRVKVYLKEVRKTPKGPTILASRADERLLDYLLRQEIPEIANNVVEVKAIAREAGQRSKVAVYSNNSNVDPIGACIGHRGNRIQAVTGELGRERVDVILWDANTREFIRNALSPAKVGLIEVSNDRSEATVTVTPDQLSLAIGKGGQNVRLAAKLTGYKIDLRETQAISDLDAAMQQAMQEGEAGREVSSSQQAAFDALFRDSRSVATASPDDEGGQE from the coding sequence ATGACCCAACCAGAAGTGAATTTTGCCGAAGCGCTGCGCGACGTGGCGGCGGCCCGCAATATCAACGAGCTGCAACTGATCGAGGCCTTTGAAGAATCGCTGGCCCAGGCTTACAAGCGCAACGTCGAACCCGATAAGCGCATTGAAGTTCACCTCGATCCCGACACGGGCGACCTCGAAGTGTTGGTCGTGCGCGAAGTCGTCGAGAAAGTGGACGACGAAAACCTCCAGATTTCTTTGGCCGACGCCCTAGAACTCGACCCTGACGTGGAACTCGGCATGGAAATGGAGTTTCCGGTCAGCAGCGATCAGTTCAGCCGCATCGCCCTGCAAGCCGCCAAGCAGACCCTGACCCAGAAAATGCGCGAAACCGAGCGCAACGTGGTCTACAACGAATACAAAGACAAAGAAGGCCAGGTTATCAACGCGACGGTGGTCCGAATGGACAACAAGCAAAATTACTTCGTCGAACTCGGTTCCGGCGAAGCGATTATGCCGCCCCGCGAGCAGATTCCCGGCGAGCGGCTGCTCAACGGCAACCGCGTCAAGGTCTACCTCAAAGAAGTCCGCAAGACGCCCAAAGGCCCCACCATCTTGGCCAGCCGCGCCGACGAGAGACTGCTCGATTACCTGCTGCGCCAAGAAATCCCCGAGATTGCCAACAATGTCGTGGAAGTCAAAGCGATTGCCCGCGAAGCCGGTCAGCGCAGCAAAGTGGCGGTTTACAGCAACAATTCCAACGTTGATCCGATCGGGGCCTGCATCGGGCACCGGGGCAACCGCATTCAGGCGGTCACCGGCGAGTTGGGCCGCGAGCGGGTGGACGTGATTTTGTGGGACGCCAACACCCGCGAATTTATCCGGAATGCGCTCTCCCCGGCCAAAGTGGGCCTGATCGAGGTCAGCAATGACCGCAGCGAGGCCACTGTAACCGTCACGCCGGATCAGCTCTCGCTGGCAATCGGTAAGGGTGGGCAAAATGTTCGGCTGGCCGCCAAACTGACCGGTTACAAAATTGATCTGCGCGAAACGCAGGCGATCAGCGACCTCGACGCGGCCATGCAGCAGGCCATGCAAGAAGGCGAGGCGGGCCGCGAGGTCAGCAGCAGCCAGCAAGCCGCCTTCGACGCGCTGTTTCGTGACAGCCGCTCGGTGGCCACCGCCTCGCCCGACGACGAGGGCGGACAGGAGTAA
- the msrP gene encoding protein-methionine-sulfoxide reductase catalytic subunit MsrP, translating to MTKLPPEQTPKSAESEKTPNPRREFLRSAGLFTGTVAALGGGLELLSRKPGAEAQALPDLIGQAKRPLGPYDTKDAVTPYEQATTYNNFYEFGTDKADPARMAASLKTRPWTVKLDGEVKKAQTVDIDTLQSWFPLEDRIYRMRCVEGWSMVMPWLGFPLAGLIRRMDPTGKAKYVQFTSLLDTKQFPGQRSSVLTWPYVEALRIDEALNPLAFMAVGLNGRALPGQNGAPLRLVVPWKYGFKSIKSVVRITLTEKQPKTTWSIAAPDEYGFYANVNPKVDHPRWSQATERRIGELGRRPTLPFNGYADQVASLYSGLDLKKNF from the coding sequence ATGACCAAATTGCCCCCCGAACAGACCCCCAAAAGCGCTGAGAGCGAAAAGACCCCCAATCCCCGCCGCGAATTTCTGCGCAGCGCTGGCCTGTTTACCGGCACGGTAGCGGCCCTCGGCGGCGGCTTGGAACTTCTCAGCCGCAAGCCCGGCGCGGAAGCTCAGGCGTTGCCTGATTTGATCGGCCAGGCCAAGCGCCCGCTGGGGCCGTACGACACCAAAGACGCGGTGACGCCTTACGAGCAGGCCACTACCTACAACAACTTCTACGAGTTCGGCACCGACAAAGCCGACCCCGCCCGCATGGCCGCCAGCCTTAAGACCCGCCCCTGGACCGTCAAACTCGACGGCGAAGTCAAGAAAGCGCAGACAGTAGACATCGACACCTTGCAGTCGTGGTTTCCCTTGGAAGACCGGATTTACCGGATGCGCTGCGTGGAAGGCTGGTCAATGGTGATGCCTTGGTTGGGCTTTCCGCTGGCTGGCCTGATTCGCCGGATGGATCCTACTGGCAAAGCCAAGTATGTGCAGTTCACTTCACTGCTCGACACCAAGCAGTTTCCGGGCCAGCGCTCCAGCGTGCTGACCTGGCCTTACGTGGAAGCTTTGCGGATTGACGAAGCCCTCAACCCGCTGGCGTTTATGGCGGTGGGCCTGAACGGTCGGGCCTTGCCCGGTCAAAACGGCGCTCCGCTGCGGCTGGTGGTGCCGTGGAAATACGGCTTCAAAAGCATCAAGTCTGTCGTGCGGATTACCCTCACCGAAAAGCAGCCCAAAACCACCTGGAGCATCGCCGCGCCCGACGAGTACGGCTTTTACGCCAACGTCAATCCCAAAGTGGATCACCCACGCTGGAGTCAGGCCACCGAGCGCCGCATCGGTGAACTGGGCCGCCGCCCCACCCTGCCGTTTAACGGCTACGCCGATCAAGTCGCCTCGCTGTATTCGGGCCTCGACTTGAAGAAGAACTTCTAG
- a CDS encoding fasciclin domain-containing protein, which produces MLKRTALLTSALLLIPSALAGGGAGMPPRNSIAGIVANDPNFSTLLAAVQAAGLTQTLSTGGPFTVFAPTNAAFAKVPADQLNALLNDPAKLKAVLLYHVVPGRVMASQVIKMTSAPTAEGSSLKIMVNGGTVMVNDATVTKTDIMASNGVIHVIDTVLLPK; this is translated from the coding sequence ATGTTGAAAAGAACTGCACTACTGACGTCTGCCCTGCTGCTGATTCCTTCCGCTCTCGCTGGCGGCGGCGCGGGAATGCCGCCCCGAAACAGCATTGCTGGCATCGTGGCCAACGATCCCAACTTCAGCACGCTGCTGGCGGCGGTACAGGCGGCGGGCTTGACCCAGACGCTCAGCACCGGCGGGCCGTTCACGGTGTTCGCGCCGACCAACGCGGCTTTCGCCAAAGTGCCCGCCGATCAGCTCAATGCCCTGCTCAACGATCCGGCCAAGCTCAAGGCCGTGCTGCTCTATCACGTCGTGCCAGGCCGCGTGATGGCCTCGCAAGTGATTAAAATGACCAGTGCACCCACCGCTGAAGGATCCAGCCTCAAGATCATGGTGAACGGCGGCACGGTGATGGTCAACGACGCCACCGTGACCAAGACCGACATCATGGCCAGCAACGGCGTGATTCACGTCATCGATACGGTGTTGCTGCCCAAGTAA
- the rimP gene encoding ribosome maturation factor RimP, translated as MTTRITTQPSKTQSDNLTRIAEQALSPLGLEVLEVQLQNASGRSPILLIRIDRLDEQPVSVEDLTLGSRTIGAALDELDPIKDEYRLELESPGSKRPLLRARHFERMLGLLTRVRGDGHAFTAAIKAVNGDQVTFDVLGQDVTLSAGTFQANLAEFPAEHR; from the coding sequence ATGACAACACGAATAACAACCCAGCCCAGTAAAACCCAGTCCGACAACCTAACGCGCATCGCCGAGCAGGCCCTCAGCCCACTGGGGCTGGAAGTGCTGGAAGTCCAACTTCAAAATGCCTCGGGGCGCAGTCCCATTTTGCTGATCCGAATTGACCGTCTAGACGAGCAACCGGTGTCAGTAGAAGACTTGACGTTAGGCAGCCGCACCATCGGCGCGGCGCTCGACGAACTCGATCCGATCAAAGACGAGTACCGCTTGGAACTGGAATCGCCCGGCTCGAAGCGCCCGCTGCTTCGTGCCCGCCACTTTGAGCGGATGCTGGGCCTGCTGACCCGCGTGCGCGGCGACGGCCACGCTTTTACCGCGGCGATCAAGGCGGTGAACGGCGACCAAGTCACCTTTGACGTGCTGGGCCAAGACGTGACGCTGAGCGCCGGAACCTTTCAGGCCAACTTGGCCGAGTTTCCAGCCGAACACCGCTAA
- a CDS encoding VanW family protein: MKKPFAAWPLTALGVFGLSLALSAPSAGQSGQIFQLQVTAPEPLLVGGQVTRPLVNRAFELRLSAEQVAALRKGELSSAALKKVYRQIETRTPKNAFFQQVGGKWAAQGQTGWQVERTATQRALQKAAQQRQSNVPVSLTLQAPPRSVRVLQERGVVAHVVTGTSSFVGSPDFRVHNIRVGSAKLNGSWLERGAVFNFNAKLGNISSASGFVPGYIISGGSLALEDGGGVCQISTTLFRAAYLAGLPLVERHAHSHQVAYYDPPGFEATVYAPSKNLRFRNDTAAPLLIQASWDLKAQTLRFDFFGAAPDRRVQVSAPKLSDRKPASNPTYMADPKLKAGEIERVDLPASGVRVAIVRTITRIGKDTGKAEQTDVLRSTYRPWGGTFAVSPSDKRLRR, from the coding sequence GTGAAAAAACCATTCGCCGCCTGGCCACTCACCGCGCTCGGCGTGTTCGGCTTGAGCTTGGCGCTGAGCGCTCCGAGCGCGGGACAGTCTGGGCAGATTTTTCAACTCCAAGTCACCGCTCCCGAACCGCTGCTGGTGGGTGGTCAAGTTACGCGGCCCCTGGTGAACCGCGCCTTTGAACTGCGCCTCAGTGCCGAGCAGGTGGCGGCTCTGCGAAAAGGCGAATTGTCCAGCGCAGCCCTCAAGAAGGTCTACCGGCAGATCGAAACCCGCACGCCCAAAAATGCCTTTTTCCAACAGGTGGGCGGCAAGTGGGCGGCGCAAGGCCAGACCGGCTGGCAAGTGGAGCGCACAGCGACCCAAAGAGCTCTTCAAAAAGCGGCTCAGCAGCGGCAATCAAACGTGCCCGTCTCACTGACCCTTCAAGCTCCCCCGCGCAGTGTGAGGGTGCTGCAAGAGCGCGGAGTGGTGGCGCATGTGGTGACAGGCACCTCCAGCTTTGTGGGCAGCCCCGACTTCCGCGTTCACAATATCCGGGTGGGCAGTGCCAAACTCAATGGCAGTTGGCTGGAGCGAGGCGCTGTTTTCAACTTCAATGCCAAGCTGGGCAACATTTCATCGGCCAGCGGCTTTGTGCCCGGCTACATCATTTCCGGCGGCAGTCTGGCGCTGGAAGACGGCGGCGGCGTGTGCCAGATCAGCACCACCCTCTTTCGGGCGGCATATTTGGCGGGTCTGCCTCTGGTGGAGCGGCACGCCCACTCGCACCAAGTCGCTTATTACGATCCACCGGGGTTTGAAGCCACCGTCTATGCTCCGTCCAAGAATCTGCGTTTTCGCAACGACACCGCCGCCCCGCTGCTGATTCAGGCGAGCTGGGATCTCAAGGCCCAGACGCTGCGCTTTGATTTCTTCGGAGCGGCCCCAGACCGCCGCGTGCAGGTGTCCGCGCCCAAGCTGAGCGACCGCAAACCGGCCAGCAACCCAACCTACATGGCCGATCCCAAGCTCAAAGCTGGTGAGATTGAACGCGTTGACCTGCCCGCTTCGGGCGTACGGGTGGCTATTGTACGGACGATTACGCGCATAGGTAAAGACACAGGTAAGGCCGAACAAACCGATGTCCTCAGAAGCACTTACCGGCCTTGGGGCGGCACCTTCGCCGTCTCCCCAAGCGACAAGCGGCTGAGACGCTGA
- the map gene encoding type I methionyl aminopeptidase, whose translation MSKVALKSAREIELMRRAGALVAETFRVLEPYVVPGASLQDLDKMAEDFIRSHGAIPAYVGYGPRNNPFPGTICASVNEVICHGIPTPRKLREGDIIGVDIGVKMNGVYGDACYTYTVGAVAPNVQKLVDATRASLSAALEVVKPGARLGDIGAMIQATAEPRGFSVVREYTGHGVGYRLHEDPTVPHVGRAGTGMKISAGMVFTIEPMINMGRPETKLLADGWTVVTADGKPSAQFEHTLVVTPTGYDVLTL comes from the coding sequence ATGAGCAAAGTTGCCCTCAAATCCGCCCGCGAAATAGAACTGATGCGCCGCGCGGGGGCGCTCGTCGCGGAGACGTTCCGAGTATTGGAGCCTTACGTGGTGCCGGGTGCCAGCCTCCAAGACCTCGACAAGATGGCTGAGGACTTCATCCGGTCACATGGAGCTATACCGGCGTATGTCGGCTACGGCCCGCGCAACAATCCGTTTCCCGGTACCATCTGCGCTTCAGTCAACGAGGTGATCTGTCACGGGATTCCCACGCCGCGCAAGCTGCGAGAGGGCGACATCATCGGCGTTGATATCGGCGTCAAGATGAATGGAGTCTACGGCGACGCCTGCTACACCTACACGGTGGGCGCGGTGGCCCCCAATGTTCAAAAGCTGGTGGACGCCACCAGAGCCAGCCTCAGCGCGGCGCTGGAAGTGGTCAAGCCCGGCGCACGGCTCGGCGACATCGGCGCGATGATTCAGGCCACCGCCGAGCCGCGCGGCTTCTCGGTGGTGCGCGAGTACACCGGCCACGGCGTCGGCTACCGACTGCATGAAGACCCCACCGTGCCGCATGTGGGCCGCGCCGGAACCGGTATGAAAATCAGCGCCGGAATGGTGTTTACCATCGAGCCGATGATCAATATGGGCCGCCCCGAAACCAAACTGCTGGCCGACGGCTGGACAGTGGTGACGGCAGACGGTAAGCCCAGCGCTCAATTCGAACACACCTTGGTGGTCACGCCGACCGGCTACGACGTGCTAACACTCTAA
- a CDS encoding DUF4174 domain-containing protein, which translates to MNQNHTVRRLTGGAAWERQAWEMDILKAVALSVAASGAAAAAPAFVLQDAAGQLWALKDHLGRERLLIVSQPSAAYLAEVRRQNVALQVRDLRVVALLTSGDARLNGPQALTLTLLADLTGTVAQQYGPDALIGKDGGVKARYAAPPALKTVLALVDTMPMRQQERRLRGR; encoded by the coding sequence GTGAACCAAAATCACACTGTAAGGCGGCTGACGGGCGGCGCGGCTTGGGAGCGGCAGGCTTGGGAAATGGACATCTTGAAGGCGGTGGCGCTGAGTGTTGCGGCGTCCGGTGCAGCGGCGGCAGCGCCCGCTTTCGTGCTGCAAGACGCGGCGGGCCAGCTCTGGGCGCTCAAAGACCATCTCGGCCGCGAGCGCTTGTTGATCGTATCGCAGCCGTCTGCGGCGTATTTGGCTGAAGTTCGGCGGCAAAATGTGGCGCTTCAAGTCCGTGATCTGCGGGTGGTGGCGCTGCTGACCTCAGGTGACGCCCGCTTGAACGGCCCACAGGCGTTGACCCTGACGCTGCTGGCCGACCTCACCGGCACAGTCGCCCAGCAGTACGGCCCCGATGCCCTGATCGGTAAAGACGGCGGCGTCAAAGCCCGTTACGCTGCGCCGCCCGCCCTCAAAACGGTGCTGGCTTTGGTGGACACCATGCCGATGCGTCAGCAGGAGCGGCGGCTGCGGGGGAGATAA
- a CDS encoding DUF4259 domain-containing protein: MNTWGTAAFDNDAAKMFIGEVLEDGTFALQEAYEVVLDPDTDFVAEEEGARAVAAAETLAAHLSGDTATIFDAALRDWLSGLQTGELEPMRELAGEALGRVAGPDSDLSEFWTNTEGGEVWFGNVARLREVLG, encoded by the coding sequence ATGAACACTTGGGGAACTGCCGCCTTCGACAACGACGCGGCCAAAATGTTTATCGGGGAAGTTTTGGAAGACGGCACGTTTGCGCTTCAGGAAGCTTACGAAGTCGTTCTCGACCCCGACACCGACTTCGTGGCCGAGGAAGAAGGTGCGAGGGCCGTCGCCGCCGCCGAGACTCTGGCCGCCCACCTCAGCGGCGACACGGCCACCATCTTCGACGCTGCTCTGCGCGACTGGCTTTCGGGCTTGCAGACCGGTGAGCTAGAGCCGATGCGCGAGCTGGCCGGTGAAGCGCTGGGCCGTGTGGCTGGCCCCGACTCGGATTTGTCGGAATTCTGGACGAACACCGAAGGGGGCGAAGTTTGGTTTGGAAACGTGGCGCGGCTGCGGGAAGTGCTGGGGTAA
- a CDS encoding YlxR family protein, giving the protein MNVPASVQFTTAPSVARHVPERSCVACRKKRPQGEFVRLIHAGAGWTLAGKHKAGQLLSGRGAYVCADTPGCWAEKRLRRAFGAQAASLSLLLQTQSHPQAQELHPANL; this is encoded by the coding sequence GTGAACGTGCCCGCCAGCGTCCAATTCACCACCGCTCCATCAGTCGCCCGGCACGTGCCGGAGCGCAGTTGCGTGGCCTGCCGCAAAAAGCGCCCTCAGGGCGAGTTCGTGCGGCTGATTCACGCGGGGGCAGGCTGGACGCTGGCGGGCAAGCACAAAGCAGGCCAGCTTCTATCCGGCCGGGGCGCTTACGTCTGCGCGGATACGCCGGGCTGCTGGGCCGAGAAGCGGCTGAGGCGGGCCTTCGGCGCTCAAGCAGCCAGCCTCAGCCTCCTCCTTCAAACCCAATCCCATCCTCAAGCTCAAGAACTCCACCCAGCGAATCTATGA
- a CDS encoding protein-methionine-sulfoxide reductase heme-binding subunit MsrQ: MSKATPSPTNSGAATAARPVPRRKVSKFGGLGPGIVVGGLVPMAVMLWDAQTGALGANPVQRLQLQTGVLSLVLLILSLAATPLRLVTGWTWPARVRKALGLLAFLYATLHVLVYLVDKGILNGSFGIATVVDDVLKRPFITVGFAAWLLLIPLALTSFKDSVKKLGFARWTTLHKLVYFVVALGVVHYWWGVKKDHTEPLIYGLVAAMLLALRVIFKDFRSKKKAGGAGKTATP; the protein is encoded by the coding sequence ATGTCAAAAGCCACTCCCTCCCCCACCAATTCCGGCGCGGCCACTGCGGCCAGACCCGTGCCACGCCGCAAAGTCAGTAAATTCGGCGGCCTCGGCCCCGGTATCGTGGTGGGCGGCCTGGTGCCGATGGCAGTGATGCTCTGGGACGCCCAGACCGGAGCGCTGGGAGCCAATCCGGTGCAGCGCTTACAACTGCAAACCGGCGTGCTCTCGCTGGTGCTGCTGATTCTCTCGCTGGCTGCCACTCCGCTAAGGCTCGTCACCGGCTGGACATGGCCCGCCCGCGTCCGCAAAGCGCTGGGGCTGCTGGCCTTTTTGTACGCCACTTTACACGTGCTGGTGTATCTGGTGGACAAGGGCATTCTCAATGGCAGTTTTGGCATCGCCACCGTCGTGGACGACGTATTGAAGCGACCCTTTATCACGGTGGGCTTTGCGGCGTGGCTGCTGCTGATTCCCCTGGCACTGACCAGTTTCAAGGATTCAGTCAAGAAGCTCGGCTTTGCCCGCTGGACGACGCTGCACAAACTGGTGTATTTCGTGGTGGCACTGGGGGTGGTGCATTACTGGTGGGGCGTCAAGAAAGACCACACCGAGCCGCTGATTTACGGCTTGGTGGCGGCCATGCTGCTGGCGCTTCGGGTCATTTTCAAGGACTTCAGGAGTAAGAAGAAAGCCGGCGGCGCGGGGAAAACGGCGACACCCTGA